Proteins found in one Stigmatopora nigra isolate UIUO_SnigA chromosome 15, RoL_Snig_1.1, whole genome shotgun sequence genomic segment:
- the gng13b gene encoding guanine nucleotide-binding protein G(I)/G(S)/G(O) subunit gamma-13b, which produces MDEMDLPQMKKEVESLKYQLAFKREKSSKTVTDLVKWIEDGVPEDPFLNPELMKNNPWVEKGKCILL; this is translated from the exons ATGGATGAAATGGACCTGCCCCAGATGAAGAAGGAGGTAGAGAGCCTTAAATACCAGTTGGCTTTCAAAAGAGAGAAATCCTCCAAAACAGTGACAGA TTTGGTCAAGTGGATAGAAGACGGCGTCCCCGAGGATCCCTTTCTGAACCCTGAATTGATGAAGAACAACCCATGGGTGGAGAAAGGAAAGTGCATCCTTCTGTAG